One segment of Solanum stenotomum isolate F172 chromosome 1, ASM1918654v1, whole genome shotgun sequence DNA contains the following:
- the LOC125850432 gene encoding uncharacterized protein LOC125850432 isoform X1 encodes MEMTEGLVIRQVLVKFLDGKHKALNFTTPSISTLTLKHKIQSLTSIPSHLQLLLPSNSFYPLHDHQTLNLANGLPETRNIGSPENLTNLSAEKGNFPVVVNLLLRLRGGKGGFGSLLRGAATKAGQKKTNNFDACRDMSGRRLRHVNAEKKLEEWRAEAEERKLEKMADEFLKKNAKEAAKKGKKGATGSNTDKYVQKYREDSAKCMEEVDRSVRESLKGLVSSKRKGVELNESESKKLKIWKGKRIMGDSDSEDLDDDDDSDEEEEEKDKSIVIDNGGNSDSNGETEGSLDSVTGRKVDGGASESGSEEEKDTLLLKNLKSGKDVNVNAVCHEGESLSSLTPDSPENTGQSVVASSVGTDIASAIESIQTEKEASGTSEPIVVEASSGVKGNNAVEPSNNLSPISEPQEDAVSNDSGLEKPLNFEQFSSAAELEVLGMERLKSELQVRGLKCGGTLQERAARLFLLKTTPLEMLPKKLLAKK; translated from the exons ATGGAGATGACGGAAGGATTAGTGATTCGTCAAGTGCTCGTCAAATTCCTCGACGGAAAGCACAAAGCCCTAAATTTCACTACCCCATCCATCTCCACCCTAACCCTAAAGCACAAAATACAGAGCCTAACTTCAATTCCTTCTCACCTTCAGCTTCTACTCCCTTCCAATTCATTTTACCCTCTTCATGACCACCAAACCCTAAATCTCGCAAACGGTTTGCCCGAAACCCGAAATATCGGATCGCCGGAAAATCTCACAAATTTGTCTGCGGAGAAGGGCAATTTTCCGGTTGTGGTGAATTTGTTGCTTCGGCTAAGGGGTGGTAAAGGAGGTTTCGGTTCATTGCTGAGAGGAGCGGCAACCAAGGCGGGGCAGAAGAAGACGAATAATTTTGACGCGTGTAGGGATATGAGTGGTAGAAGGTTGAGGCATGTGAATGCGGAAAAGAAGCTGGAAGAGTGGAGAGCAGAAGCAGAAGAGAGGAAATTGGAGAAGATGGCGGATGAGTTTCTTAAGAAGAATGCAAAGGAAGCTGCGAAGAAAGGTAAAAAGGGTGCTACTGGAAGTAACACGGATAAGTATGTGCAGAAGTATAGGGAGGATTCTGCTAAGTGTATGGAGGAAGTGGATAGGTCAGTTAGGGAGTCCCTTAAGGGATTAGTGTCATCTAAAAGGAAGGGGGTTGAGCTCAATGAATCAGAGTCCAAAAAGCTCAAGATATG GAAGGGTAAGAGGATAATGGGCGATAGTGATAGCGAGGATctagatgatgatgatgacagtgacgaagaagaggaagagaaagatAAATCCATTGTCATAGATAATGGGGGTAATTCAGACTCCAATGGAGAAACAGAGGGAAGTTTGGATTCTGTGACTGGCAGAAAAGTTGATGGTGGTGCGTCTGAGAGTGGCTCCGAGGAAGAAAAGGATACTCTTCTTCTGAAGAATCTTAAATCTGGTAAAGATGTCAATGTAAATGCAGTTTGCCATGAAGGTGAAAGTCTGTCGTCACTCACTCCAGACAGTCCAGAAAATACTGGGCAGAGTGTTGTTGCCTCCAGTGTTGGCACTGATATTGCATCTGCGATTGAAAGTATTCAAACTGAAAAAGAAGCTTCTGGTACTTCTGAGCCAATTGTTGTGGAGGCGAGCTCCGGTGTGAAAGGAAACAATGCTGTAGAACCCAGTAATAATCTAAGCCCTATATCAGAACCTCAGGAAGATGCAGTCTCAAATGATTCAGGCTTAGAAAAACCTTTGAATTTTGAGCAATTCAGTTCAGCGGCGGAACTGGAG GTCCTCGGCATGGAGAGGTTAAAATCAGAACTTCAAGTGCGTGGGTTGAAGTGTGGAGGCACCCTGCAGGAACGTGCAGCCAGACTTTTCTTACTCAAAACCACACCTCTGGAGATGCTTCCAAAGAAGTTGCTTGCTAAGAAGTAA
- the LOC125857626 gene encoding non-specific lipid-transfer protein-like: MVKLIYAVIILLFVLATPAMGKPSCETVSKRLAPCLSYIQGRYHSIKPSGRCCRGLIDISNMMKNRGDYSTVCKCIKKALLHTNYDPKRFQTGSQQCNTGYTLPPVGHTTTC, from the coding sequence ATGGTGAAGCTGATCTATGCTGTGATCATTCTGTTGTTTGTTTTAGCAACACCAGCAATGGGCAAGCCTTCTTGTGAAACAGTATCGAAAAGGCTAGCACCTTGTCTTTCGTACATTCAAGGGAGATATCATTCGATCAAGCCATCAGGCAGATGCTGCAGAGGACTGATAGATATAAGCAACATGATGAAAAATCGCGGGGATTATTCTACAGTTTGCAAGTGTATAAAGAAGGCACTTTTACACACGAATTATGATCCCAAACGTTTCCAAACTGGCTCACAACAATGTAACACAGGGTATACTCTGCCTCCTGTTGGCCATACCACTACTTGTTAG
- the LOC125857715 gene encoding beta-D-glucosyl crocetin beta-1,6-glucosyltransferase-like: MNGFTNNPLRVLMFPWLGYGHISPFLELAKKLSQRNFVIYLCSTPVILNSIKKKLSPEFSPSIHLLELHLQTLPNLPPSHHTTNGLPPHLMNTLKEAFDLASPDFTLILKTLKPDLLIYDFLQPWAPKSAAELKIPAVEFISSSSTMTAYMLHEFNKPGIKFPFSSICYRDYEKARIEKQEASISVEKLEEDKRRVRECFYLSCDIVLIKSFKEIEGKYSDYITNLTGKKVVPLGPLVQEPTLEDSESELITWLNEKEKKSTIFVSFGSEYFLSKEDLVEIAYGLENSKVNFIWPIRFQKGENLELEEALPKGFFNRVGNRGKVFNGWAPQAKILEHSSIGGFVSHCGWSSVMESMKYGVPIIAMPMHIDQPINSRLVEDVGIAVEVVRDSDGKLRREEVAAIINQVVLDKDGEFVRQKAKDMKEKLCIKGDEEIDQVAKELEKLCAKFL, from the coding sequence ATGAATGGTTTCACCAATAATCCCCTTCGTGTTTTAATGTTTCCATGGTTAGGTTATGGTCACATCTCTCCATTCCTAGAGTTAGCCAAAAAGCTAAGCCAAAGAAACTTCGTTATTTACTTATGTTCTACGCCAGTAATCCTGAACTCTATCAAAAAAAAACTTAGCCCGGAATTTTCACCATCGATCCACCTCTTGGAACTTCATCTCCAAACATTACCAAATCTTCCTCCAAGTCACCACACCACCAATGGCCTCCCACCTCATCTCATGAACACTCTCAAAGAAGCTTTTGACTTAGCTAGTCCTGATTTTACCCTAATTTTGAAAACCCTAAAACCCGATTTattgatttatgattttctCCAACCATGGGCTCCTAAGTCTGCTGCTGAATTAAAAATCCCAGCTGTTGAGTTTATTAGTAGTAGCTCCACGATGACAGCTTACATGTTGCATGAGTTCAACAAGCCAGGTATTAAATTTCCATTTTCGTCTATTTGTTACCGCGATTATGAGAAAGCTCGTATTGAGAAACAAGAAGCATCTATCTCTGTGgaaaagcttgaagaagatAAAAGGAGAGTTAGAGAATGTTTTTACTTATCTTGTGATATTGTTTTGATTAAAAGTTTTAAGGAGATTGAGGGTAAGTATAGTGATTATATCACTAATTTAACTGGAAAAAAAGTTGTACCTCTTGGTCCTTTAGTTCAAGAGCCTACACTTGAAGATAGTGAATCAGAGTTAATAACATGGTtgaatgaaaaagagaagaaatccACAATTTTTGTATCTTTTGGGAGTGAATATTTTTTGTCAAAGGAAGATTTGGTAGAGATTGCTTATGGGTTGGAAAATAGTAAGGTGAATTTTATATGGCCAATAAGGTTCCAAAAGGGGGAAAATCTTGAACTTGAAGAGGCATTGCCTAAAGGTTTTTTCAATAGGGTAGGGAATAGGGGAAAAGTTTTTAATGGATGGGCCCCACAAGCAAAAATTTTGGAGCATTCGAGTATTGGTGGATTCGTGAGTCATTGTGGATGGAGTTCTGTAATGGAAAGTATGAAATATGGGGTCCCGATTATCGCAATGCCTATGCATATTGATCAACCAATTAATTCTAGGCTTGTTGAAGATGTTGGCATTGCTGTGGAAGTTGTGAGGGATAGTGATGGAAAGCTTCGTAGAGAGGAAGTTGCAGCCATAATCAACCAAGTTGTGCTTGATAAGGATGGTGAATTTGTAAGGCAAAAGGCAAAGGACATGAAGGAAAAGCTTTGTATCAAAGGAGATGAAGAAATTGATCAAGTTGCCAAGGAGTTGGAAAAGCTATGTGCTAAATTCTTGTAG
- the LOC125850352 gene encoding cyclic nucleotide-gated ion channel 1-like: MTILDEEKYVRFEHCKSEENGMFSVRKSSISSCMSTIRRGTARGSDRICGLIRKSLCTPFLSDSSRKVSGSSRNKILDPQEPFLQFWNKVFVFACIISVAIDPLFFYIPVIDNKRKCLDLDRTLKIPISILRSVSDLFYIYHIILQFRTGFITPSSRVFGRGELIEDSSLIAKRYLFPYFIIDILAVLPLPQMVLFIIAPNTNRPISLVTRKQLVIVIFVQYIPRLLRIYPLYKEVTRTTGFLTETAWAGAAFNLFLFMIASNVVGALWYLITIERQHDCWSHVCKGIKNCVLDSICCGHLGKANTQFLNSSCPLLKPEDVQEHDFDFGIFLDALHSRVAEKRNFWSKLTYCFWWGLRNLSSFGQDLKTSNSVWEIRFAIFICIVGLILFSLLIGNMQEYLQSITVRVEGMRLRRRDAEQWMSHRMLPDNLRERIRRYEQYKWQETRGVDENYLISNLPKDLKRDVKRHLCWSLLKRVPMFEKMDEQLLDALCDRLKPALFTENSFIIREGDPVSEMLFLMRGTLLTMTTNGGRTGFFNSASLKAGDFCGEELLTWALDPHASSTLPSSTRTVKAVIDVEAFALTADDLKFVAAQFRRLHSKQLRHTFRFYSQHWRTWAACFIQAAWRRHSRNKLEKSLKEEEDRLQAALANEAANLPSLGATIYASKFAANALRALRRNHPRGSKSFTRLSPLLLQKPAEPDFSS, encoded by the exons ATGACGATTCTCGATGAAGAAAAATACGTGAG GTTTGAACACTGCAAGTCAGAAGAAAATGGGATGTTTTCAGTCAGAAAATCATCGATCAGCTCATGCATGAGTACTATTAGAAGAGGAACTGCGAGGGGTTCCGATAGAATATGTGGCTTAATAAGAAAATCACTGTGCACCCCTTTCCTAAGTGACAGTTCAAGAAAAGTTTCAGGATCATCAAGAAATAAAATTCTTGATCCTCAGGAACCATTTCTTCAGTTCTGGAACAAAGTATTTGTCTTCGCTTGTATTATTTCAGTGGCCATTGATCCATTGTTTTTCTACATTCCTGTCATTGATAACAAGAGAAAGTGCCTTGATTTGGATCGTACATTGAAGATCCCTATTTCTATTCTTCGATCAGTCTCCGATCTTTTCtatatctatcatatcatcttGCAGTTTCGCACTGGCTTTATTACTCCTTCTTCTCGAGTATTTGGTAGGGGTGAGTTGATCGAGGACTCTTCCCTTATAGCCAAGCGATACTTGTTTCCTTATTTCATCATTGACATTTTAGCCGTTCTTCCACTCCCACAG ATGGTGCTCTTTATCATCGCTCCTAACACAAATCGTCCCATTTCTTTGGTGACGAGAAAACAGTTGGTGATTGTTATATTTGTACAATATATTCCAAGACTCCTTAGGATATACCCATTATACAAGGAAGTAACAAGGACAACAGGCTTTTTAACTGAAACGGCATGGGCTGGAGCTGCTTTCAATTTATTCCTATTCATGATTGCCAGTAAT GTAGTTGGAGCGTTATGGTATTTGATCACAATAGAAAGACAACATGACTGCTGGAGCCATGTATGTAAGGGTATTAAAAACTGTGTGCTAGACAGCATATGTTGTGGACATCTAGGGAAAGCAAACACTCAATTTCTAAATTCTTCTTGTCCTCTCCTGAAACCGGAAGATGTACAAGAGCATGACTTTGATTTTGGGATATTTCTTGACGCTCTTCACTCTCGAGTTGCTGAAAAAAGAAACTTCTGGTCCAAACTCACCTATTGCTTCTGGTGGGGGCTGCGAAATTTAAG TTCTTTTGGCCAAGACCTTAAGACAAGCAACTCTGTTTGGGAGATTCGCTTTGCCATCTTCATCTGCATTGTTGGCCTGATTCTGTTTTCGTTGCTTATTGGCAACATGCAG GAATATTTGCAGTCTATCACAGTTAGAGTAGAAGGAATGAGATTGAGAAGGCGAGATGCAGAACAGTGGATGTCTCACCGCATGCTTCCTGACAACCTGAGAGAGCGTATTCGAAGATATGAGCAGTACAAATGGCAAGAAACTAGAGGTGTTGATGAAAATTATCTAATTTCTAACCTTCCCAAAGACTTGAAAAGAGACGTAAAACGCCATCTATGTTGGTCTTTGCTCAAAAGA GTTCCCATGTTTGAGAAGATGGATGAACAGTTGCTGGATGCGTTGTGTGATCGACTAAAACCAGCTCTTTTCACAGAGAATAGCTTCATAATCCGAGAAGGCGATCCAGTGAGTGAGATGCTTTTTCTCATGAGAGGTACTTTATTGACTATGACCACCAATGGTGGAAGAACTGGTTTCTTCAACTCTGCATCTCTCAAGGCTGGTGATTTCTGTGGAGAGGAGCTTCTTACATGGGCTTTGGACCCTCATGCTTCCTCGACTCTTCCCTCCTCAACTAGAACAGTAAAAGCTGTCATAGATGTCGAAGCTTTTGCTCTAACAGCTGATGATCTCAAGTTTGTCGCAGCCCAATTTAGACGTCTTCATAGCAAGCAGCTTCGGCATACTTTCAG ATTCTATTCACAGCATTGGAGGACATGGGCAGCCTGCTTTATACAAGCAGCATGGCGTCGACACAGCAGGAACAAGCTTGAGAAATCTTTGAAAGAGGAAGAAGATAGACTACAGGCTGCATTAGCAAATGAGGCAGCCAATTTGCCAAGCCTTGGAGCTACTATTTATGCATCAAAGTTTGCTGCTAACGCGCTGCGTGCCTTGAGGCGCAACCATCCAAGGGGTTCCAAATCATTTACCAGATTGAGTCCCTTACTGCTTCAGAAGCCAGCTGAACCTGATTTTAGCTCCTAA